From Fibrobacter sp. UWB13, the proteins below share one genomic window:
- the nuoK gene encoding NADH-quinone oxidoreductase subunit NuoK: MNLLNCLILAFLLFGIGVWGLMRRRHLIGMLISIELMLNAANINFISFAYFTAHDATAGALFSIFVIAVTACEMAIALAIIVTMYRRHKSLDVDQLRDLHD; encoded by the coding sequence ATGAACCTTTTGAATTGCTTGATTCTCGCATTTTTGCTGTTCGGGATTGGCGTCTGGGGCCTGATGCGCCGTCGCCATCTCATTGGCATGCTCATTTCCATTGAGCTCATGCTGAATGCCGCAAACATCAACTTTATCAGTTTCGCCTACTTCACCGCACACGATGCGACTGCAGGCGCTCTGTTCAGTATCTTTGTCATTGCCGTGACGGCTTGCGAAATGGCCATCGCCCTTGCGATTATCGTGACCATGTACCGCCGCCATAAGAGTCTTGACGTTGACCAGTTGAGGGACCTCCATGATTGA
- a CDS encoding NADH-quinone oxidoreductase subunit N: MTNFAIPNFILPDVLLLIFPFVVIGIRLFVTTQSKVPWRMANIGFIAIFFLLNFIPLASGNGKFFICNWKVDDFGVLMREVLMVSALLGMWLSKDYFEHGADKKPPMHQIAEFIGAIAFATFGGFTVVSACDLLTFFLGLEIATIPMYALAAWNKRDQYGSEAATKYILMGSVATAFELFGFSYLYGFSGSLHFNEIQAAVASGSSPLLWIAVLFLFCGIGFKLTLFPFYTWAPDVYEGAPTPVTAVLSVTSKATAIAFLVVLVYGPLSPIQDKMAPLIALLAGVTLFVGNLGALKQSRLRRFMAYSSIAQAGYIMVALLGPATTAKTAIIYYLFVYAVSNYLAFFVFGIIGHHREETFQSLRGLSKQNPSLAIALAISMFSLAGIPPLAGFFGKFHLFFSGASTGHYTLVAFAVLNNVIALFYYLQLIKAAWVDEPDGHLNPLRLTKRQREVIILLSIAVILLGFVPFLSNNIFAGFMN; the protein is encoded by the coding sequence ATGACAAATTTTGCAATTCCAAACTTCATTCTACCTGACGTTTTGCTGCTGATTTTCCCGTTCGTCGTGATTGGGATACGCCTTTTCGTGACTACGCAATCCAAAGTCCCGTGGCGCATGGCAAACATCGGCTTTATCGCCATTTTCTTCTTGCTGAACTTCATCCCGCTCGCGAGCGGCAACGGCAAGTTCTTTATCTGCAACTGGAAAGTGGACGACTTCGGCGTGCTCATGCGCGAAGTGCTCATGGTGAGCGCTCTGCTTGGCATGTGGCTTTCCAAGGACTACTTTGAACACGGCGCCGACAAGAAGCCACCTATGCACCAGATTGCCGAATTCATCGGCGCCATCGCATTTGCGACGTTCGGCGGCTTCACAGTCGTGAGCGCTTGCGACTTGCTCACGTTCTTCCTCGGCCTCGAAATCGCGACCATCCCGATGTACGCACTCGCCGCCTGGAACAAGCGCGACCAGTACGGTTCCGAAGCTGCTACCAAGTACATCTTGATGGGATCTGTCGCCACAGCATTTGAACTGTTTGGCTTCAGCTACCTCTACGGTTTCTCCGGAAGCCTCCACTTTAACGAGATTCAAGCCGCCGTCGCAAGCGGTTCTAGCCCGCTCTTGTGGATTGCCGTGCTGTTCCTCTTCTGCGGAATCGGATTCAAGCTCACGCTGTTCCCGTTCTACACCTGGGCTCCGGACGTTTACGAAGGCGCTCCGACGCCGGTAACCGCCGTGCTTTCCGTGACCTCGAAGGCAACCGCCATTGCGTTCCTCGTCGTGCTCGTCTATGGCCCGCTCTCCCCGATCCAAGACAAGATGGCTCCGCTCATTGCGCTCCTCGCAGGCGTCACGCTCTTTGTCGGTAACCTCGGCGCACTCAAGCAAAGCCGCCTCCGCCGCTTCATGGCTTACAGCTCTATCGCTCAGGCAGGCTACATCATGGTCGCCTTGCTCGGCCCTGCAACAACCGCAAAGACGGCAATCATCTATTACCTCTTTGTCTATGCCGTTTCGAACTACCTCGCATTCTTCGTGTTCGGCATCATCGGGCATCACCGCGAAGAAACATTCCAGTCGCTCCGCGGACTTTCAAAGCAGAACCCGAGCCTCGCCATCGCCCTTGCTATTTCGATGTTCAGCTTGGCAGGCATCCCGCCTCTCGCCGGTTTCTTTGGCAAGTTCCACCTGTTCTTCAGCGGCGCTTCGACAGGCCATTACACGCTCGTGGCATTCGCCGTCTTGAACAACGTCATTGCGCTCTTCTACTACTTGCAGCTCATCAAGGCTGCCTGGGTCGATGAACCTGACGGACATTTGAATCCGCTTCGCCTCACCAAGCGCCAGCGCGAAGTCATCATTTTGCTGAGCATCGCGGTAATCCTCCTCGGCTTTGTACCGTTCCTGAGCAACAACATCTTTGCCGGGTTTATGAATTAA
- the nuoL gene encoding NADH-quinone oxidoreductase subunit L, with protein MIDDITLGYLILLFPLITFVVNGLFLGNKCAKAAAILAVICNGLAFAAAGTLAFHYFSSDFAPQKAILFDHTFIPFVGNLVARIGMLVDPLSVMMLVVVTFISFMVNIYSIGYMREDRAAGRFFALLSLFSFSMLGLVIATNLFQMFIFWELVGVSSYLLIGFWYHKPSAVSASKQAFILTRFADSFFLLGIVLVSYVVGSFDFSTLNSLSLIDFQKQFINLGLVTIPKSEALVLGSILIFTGGWGKSAMFPMHIWLPNAMEGPTPVSSIIHSATMVVAGVYLVARLFPFFAICDNALTLIMWVGAFTMVFAAVIACTQKDIKRILAYSTLSQLGYMMFALGACKIGQVVAVTGWTASTFHIFTHAFFKCSLFLIAGSLIHQVGTNDLDAMGGLGKKMKLTYACTLISILAISGIPPFSGFFSKDEIILAAFQGHHYVVFGLALLTSGLTTFYMFRLFFLAFHGAPRHEGVKAGHVHEDFAMTLPIVILAIPALLSGVLGKGLFEKFFEPGALHVPQLVRFDHAEWIPFVAVGIAVIALVIAWVLYASPWAKVQRALDESNRSGIYKVVYHKFYLDEMYYAVVRQFIFGGIARVARAFNDYVIEGLLAFTVWFVHKLGDLVRFAQAGYLPFYLGTLIVGVLLWRFFGQLPL; from the coding sequence ATGATTGATGATATCACTCTCGGCTATTTGATCCTTCTGTTCCCGCTCATCACGTTCGTCGTGAACGGGCTTTTCCTCGGAAACAAGTGCGCAAAAGCCGCAGCGATTCTCGCTGTCATTTGCAACGGCCTTGCCTTTGCCGCCGCAGGCACACTCGCCTTCCACTACTTCAGCTCGGACTTTGCACCGCAAAAGGCAATTCTGTTCGACCATACGTTTATCCCGTTCGTCGGGAATTTGGTCGCAAGAATCGGTATGCTCGTAGATCCGCTCTCCGTGATGATGCTCGTGGTTGTCACGTTCATCAGCTTCATGGTGAATATCTACAGCATCGGCTACATGCGCGAAGACCGCGCCGCCGGGCGTTTCTTTGCACTGCTCTCGCTGTTCAGCTTTAGCATGCTCGGACTCGTCATCGCTACAAACCTTTTCCAGATGTTCATCTTCTGGGAACTCGTCGGCGTTTCGAGTTACTTGCTCATCGGTTTCTGGTACCACAAGCCAAGTGCCGTAAGCGCATCCAAGCAGGCGTTCATCCTCACCCGCTTTGCCGATAGCTTCTTCTTGCTCGGCATTGTGCTTGTGAGCTACGTCGTCGGAAGTTTCGACTTTTCGACGCTCAATTCGCTCAGCCTCATCGATTTCCAGAAGCAATTCATCAACCTCGGCCTTGTGACAATTCCAAAGTCCGAAGCACTCGTTCTCGGTTCCATCTTGATTTTCACCGGTGGCTGGGGCAAGTCCGCCATGTTCCCGATGCATATCTGGCTCCCGAACGCGATGGAAGGTCCTACACCCGTCAGCTCTATCATTCACAGTGCAACAATGGTCGTCGCAGGCGTTTACCTTGTCGCTCGACTCTTCCCGTTCTTTGCCATTTGCGATAACGCCCTCACGCTCATCATGTGGGTTGGCGCATTCACGATGGTATTCGCTGCCGTCATCGCTTGCACGCAAAAGGACATCAAGCGCATCCTCGCCTACTCCACGCTTTCGCAGCTCGGTTACATGATGTTTGCGCTTGGCGCTTGCAAGATTGGCCAGGTTGTCGCCGTTACCGGTTGGACCGCTTCGACATTCCACATCTTTACGCACGCGTTCTTCAAGTGCAGCTTGTTCCTTATCGCCGGTAGCTTAATCCATCAGGTCGGTACGAACGATCTCGATGCCATGGGCGGTCTCGGAAAGAAGATGAAGCTCACTTACGCCTGCACACTCATTTCGATTCTCGCGATTTCAGGCATTCCGCCGTTCTCCGGATTCTTCTCCAAGGACGAAATCATTCTCGCCGCATTCCAAGGGCACCATTACGTTGTCTTTGGGCTTGCACTCCTCACGAGCGGCCTCACGACGTTCTACATGTTCCGTCTGTTCTTCCTTGCATTCCATGGCGCTCCGCGTCACGAAGGCGTCAAGGCAGGCCATGTGCATGAAGATTTCGCGATGACACTCCCGATTGTAATCCTTGCGATTCCGGCTCTCTTGAGCGGTGTTTTAGGCAAGGGACTTTTCGAGAAGTTCTTTGAGCCGGGTGCATTGCATGTTCCGCAGTTGGTGAGATTCGATCATGCCGAATGGATTCCGTTTGTAGCTGTGGGCATTGCCGTTATCGCTCTCGTGATTGCCTGGGTGCTTTACGCAAGCCCCTGGGCTAAAGTCCAGCGCGCACTCGATGAATCCAATCGCAGTGGCATTTACAAAGTCGTTTATCACAAGTTCTACCTCGATGAAATGTACTACGCCGTCGTCCGCCAGTTCATCTTTGGCGGTATCGCACGTGTCGCCCGCGCATTCAACGATTACGTGATTGAAGGACTCCTCGCCTTTACGGTCTGGTTTGTCCACAAGCTCGGTGACTTGGTCCGTTTTGCCCAGGCCGGCTACCTGCCGTTCTACTTGGGTACTTTGATTGTTGGCGTTCTCCTTTGGCGATTCTTCGGCCAGCTTCCCCTGTAA
- a CDS encoding NADH-quinone oxidoreductase subunit D, which produces MSHQLPPGFRLERKSNTEEFFINMGPQHPSTHGALRLTLRMDGETIVEVVPHFGYIHRGMEKQAESMSYLQYIAMSDRQDYLTAIQNNLGVVIALEKGMNVGVPLRGEYIRVMLQELGRIASHLVFYGCFGGDLGGQTCLLFGFKEREMIHDMLEEVTGSRLTTNFFRPGGSRYDVPDTFIPRVKAFLDHMEDTMKDYERFLSKNIIVLERSIGIGVLSKEDAIAYGCSGPVLRASGVNFDVRRANPYSIYDQLDFDVPVFHNGDCYDRYQIRIAEIHQSMKILRQCVEKFPTEGPWRSKEKPVRLPVGRYYSEIETAKGLYATYVVAATTGEKPYRIHTRGPSFPHIGAINKMAQGHKISDLVTIMATLDPVIPEIDR; this is translated from the coding sequence ATGAGTCATCAGTTACCTCCGGGATTTCGCCTCGAACGCAAATCGAATACTGAAGAATTTTTTATCAACATGGGTCCGCAGCACCCGAGTACTCACGGTGCTTTGCGACTCACGCTCCGCATGGACGGTGAGACCATTGTAGAAGTTGTCCCGCACTTTGGCTATATCCACCGCGGTATGGAAAAGCAAGCGGAATCGATGAGCTACTTGCAGTACATCGCGATGTCGGACCGTCAGGACTATTTGACCGCCATCCAGAACAACTTGGGCGTTGTCATTGCTCTTGAAAAGGGCATGAACGTGGGCGTTCCGCTCCGTGGCGAATACATCCGCGTGATGCTCCAGGAACTTGGCCGCATAGCCTCGCACTTGGTGTTCTACGGTTGCTTTGGCGGTGACCTTGGCGGACAGACTTGCCTTTTGTTCGGCTTCAAGGAACGTGAAATGATTCACGACATGCTTGAAGAAGTAACAGGTTCTCGCCTTACGACGAACTTCTTTAGACCGGGCGGAAGCCGCTATGACGTGCCGGATACGTTTATCCCACGCGTGAAAGCATTCCTCGACCACATGGAAGATACGATGAAGGACTACGAAAGATTCCTTTCGAAAAACATCATCGTGTTGGAACGCAGCATCGGCATTGGAGTTCTTTCCAAGGAAGATGCAATCGCTTACGGTTGCTCGGGTCCTGTGCTCCGCGCCAGCGGCGTGAACTTCGATGTGCGCCGTGCAAACCCGTATAGCATTTACGACCAGCTCGACTTTGACGTGCCCGTATTCCATAACGGCGACTGCTACGACCGCTACCAGATCCGCATTGCTGAAATTCATCAATCCATGAAGATTTTGCGCCAGTGCGTCGAAAAGTTCCCGACCGAAGGTCCGTGGCGTTCCAAAGAAAAGCCGGTGCGACTCCCCGTGGGCCGCTACTACAGCGAAATTGAAACAGCCAAGGGTCTTTACGCCACTTACGTTGTCGCCGCGACGACCGGTGAAAAGCCGTACCGCATCCACACACGCGGCCCGAGCTTCCCGCATATTGGAGCAATTAACAAGATGGCTCAAGGTCACAAGATTTCGGACCTCGTGACCATCATGGCAACCCTTGACCCCGTGATTCCGGAAATTGACAGGTAG
- a CDS encoding NADH-quinone oxidoreductase subunit J produces MFPDLPLSFPMGGMDIAFYVVAFVILMTAVCCVAVKNILQSAVFLIFSFVTTAILYMLMHAEFIALAQVMVYVGGVVIFVVFTILLTSHLGEDAFTTKIPRVFTAFALSIAFVFVMVKCVLPTPDLASGIVNSPADYSSLQNFALRLLGNDPNGFIIPFEIVSVLLLMTLICAITVARRTKEDAEEEASK; encoded by the coding sequence ATGTTCCCGGATTTGCCTTTATCATTCCCGATGGGAGGCATGGACATTGCGTTCTATGTCGTCGCATTCGTGATTTTAATGACGGCAGTTTGTTGCGTTGCCGTGAAAAACATCCTGCAGAGTGCCGTGTTCCTCATCTTTAGCTTTGTCACGACCGCCATCCTCTACATGCTCATGCATGCCGAATTCATTGCGCTTGCCCAGGTGATGGTTTACGTGGGCGGTGTCGTGATTTTCGTGGTGTTTACGATTCTCCTCACAAGCCATTTGGGAGAAGACGCTTTCACGACAAAGATTCCGCGAGTGTTCACCGCATTTGCGCTCTCCATCGCGTTTGTATTCGTGATGGTCAAATGCGTGCTGCCGACTCCGGACTTGGCAAGCGGCATCGTGAACTCCCCCGCCGACTATTCTTCACTCCAAAACTTCGCCTTGCGCTTGCTTGGTAACGATCCCAACGGATTCATCATCCCATTTGAAATCGTGAGCGTGCTCCTCTTGATGACGCTCATTTGCGCTATCACGGTCGCCCGCCGCACCAAGGAAGATGCCGAAGAGGAGGCTAGCAAATGA
- a CDS encoding complex I subunit 1 family protein, whose translation MFVPSVTHPIGDFVREWVPRLAEYLPANIQSEDLNSVVAFLINAVICIIAVCVVNIGSAPILIYMERKVCAHVQCRLGPMRLGWHGTIQTIADVIKMLFKEVYAPSGADKLMFYLAPLIVLIAPFIVCALIPFDKNLVVADVSMGIPLIIAVNGFGVLGILLGGWSSNNKYSLLGALRSGAQMISYEISFAMILLFVVMISGSTNLMSITMGQEGTIFDWWIFKIPVLGFIAFILFFISSTAEMNRAPFDIAEAEQELTGGYHTEYNGTPFAMFYLAEYIALITNSALATTCFLGGFFPPCIGIAAVDNVLNMVPGVVWFFAKIYFMVWCYMMVRWTFVRPRVDQLMDFEWKFLLPVNLVLLVAGAAFIAIGG comes from the coding sequence ATGTTTGTACCTTCAGTAACACATCCTATTGGCGACTTTGTCCGTGAATGGGTTCCGCGCTTGGCAGAATACCTGCCCGCAAACATCCAGTCCGAAGACCTCAACAGCGTCGTCGCCTTCCTCATCAACGCTGTGATTTGCATTATCGCTGTTTGCGTGGTGAACATCGGCTCTGCCCCGATCCTCATTTACATGGAACGTAAGGTTTGCGCTCACGTGCAGTGCCGTTTGGGACCGATGCGTCTTGGCTGGCACGGAACGATCCAGACCATCGCGGACGTGATCAAAATGCTCTTCAAGGAAGTGTACGCTCCGAGTGGCGCTGACAAGCTCATGTTCTACTTGGCACCGCTCATCGTCTTGATTGCACCGTTCATCGTCTGCGCCTTGATTCCGTTCGACAAGAATCTCGTCGTGGCGGACGTCTCGATGGGCATCCCGCTCATCATCGCGGTGAACGGCTTTGGCGTGCTCGGCATTTTGCTTGGCGGCTGGAGCAGTAACAACAAGTATTCCTTGCTCGGTGCGCTCCGCAGTGGCGCCCAGATGATCAGCTACGAAATCTCGTTTGCAATGATTCTCCTGTTTGTCGTCATGATTTCTGGTTCTACGAACCTCATGAGCATTACGATGGGCCAGGAAGGAACCATTTTTGACTGGTGGATTTTCAAGATTCCAGTCCTCGGTTTCATCGCGTTCATCCTCTTCTTTATTTCTAGTACAGCCGAAATGAACCGCGCTCCCTTCGACATTGCCGAAGCAGAACAGGAACTCACCGGCGGTTACCACACGGAATACAATGGCACTCCGTTTGCCATGTTCTACCTCGCTGAATACATCGCCCTCATCACAAACTCCGCCCTTGCGACCACATGCTTCCTCGGTGGATTCTTCCCGCCGTGCATCGGCATCGCCGCGGTGGACAACGTCTTGAACATGGTACCCGGCGTCGTATGGTTCTTCGCCAAGATTTACTTTATGGTCTGGTGCTACATGATGGTCCGCTGGACGTTTGTGCGCCCGCGTGTCGACCAGCTCATGGACTTTGAATGGAAATTCCTTTTGCCGGTAAACCTAGTGTTGCTCGTCGCTGGCGCAGCCTTTATCGCAATTGGTGGTTAG
- the xseA gene encoding exodeoxyribonuclease VII large subunit, which translates to MDQEVRTYSVTQYMRSLKNTVESTPAVWVHGVISQIAEKPSGVYLSIADFADGDVKPKATLALYCYTAKYDAILAKISSLSQPFTLKHDLKVNFLVRAELYIPYGKLQAQILDIDPVYTIGELALTKSAILKRLAMEGLLEKNKQLELADVPLRVGLITGENTAAYKDFTTRLEASPFAFEVTTVYARMQGNETEDSIIAALEQLQSDSNLDVVCIVRGGGAKTDLNFFDSEALCRAVANYPTPVFTGIGHEIDRCLLDEVAYLSCITPTDCAKRLVERVTDSWNRMTNAMASIADGARDLLTENNKQLGTMGNQLQQKVFGLIQNEKSKHVLIAASIKKDTAFYIKSEHERLDRNQEGLKQGSRKILDLAKSQFELVTEKVKNADPKTTLAKGYSLTLDENGKFIRKASQLKSGDTIKTRLADGDILSVVQ; encoded by the coding sequence ATGGATCAAGAAGTTCGCACATATTCGGTCACGCAGTACATGCGTTCGCTCAAGAACACCGTAGAATCGACACCTGCGGTTTGGGTACATGGGGTCATTTCGCAAATTGCGGAAAAGCCGTCGGGCGTTTACCTGAGCATTGCGGACTTTGCCGATGGCGACGTGAAGCCGAAAGCAACGCTTGCCCTTTATTGCTACACCGCCAAGTACGATGCGATTCTCGCCAAGATTTCAAGCCTTTCGCAACCGTTTACACTCAAGCACGATTTGAAAGTCAACTTTCTCGTGCGTGCGGAATTGTACATCCCGTACGGAAAGCTGCAAGCACAAATCCTAGACATCGATCCGGTTTATACAATTGGCGAACTCGCTCTCACCAAGAGCGCCATTTTGAAGCGCCTTGCGATGGAGGGCTTGCTCGAAAAGAACAAGCAGCTCGAACTTGCCGACGTGCCGCTCCGCGTGGGACTCATCACCGGTGAAAACACGGCTGCGTACAAGGACTTCACCACGAGACTTGAAGCCTCGCCGTTTGCATTCGAGGTCACGACCGTCTATGCGCGAATGCAAGGGAACGAAACCGAAGACAGCATCATCGCTGCACTGGAACAGCTCCAAAGCGATTCAAATTTAGACGTTGTCTGCATTGTGCGCGGTGGCGGTGCCAAGACGGACTTAAACTTCTTTGATAGCGAAGCGCTTTGCCGCGCGGTCGCGAACTACCCCACCCCAGTCTTTACGGGAATCGGTCACGAAATCGACCGTTGCCTTTTGGACGAAGTCGCCTACCTCTCGTGCATCACGCCTACAGACTGCGCGAAGCGTCTCGTGGAACGCGTCACGGATAGCTGGAACCGCATGACAAATGCAATGGCAAGCATTGCCGATGGAGCCCGCGACCTCCTCACCGAAAACAACAAGCAGCTCGGCACAATGGGAAACCAGCTCCAGCAAAAAGTTTTCGGGCTCATCCAGAACGAAAAATCAAAACACGTGCTCATCGCCGCCTCCATAAAAAAAGACACCGCATTTTATATAAAGTCTGAGCACGAACGACTTGACCGCAACCAAGAAGGTTTAAAGCAGGGATCCCGCAAGATTCTTGACCTCGCGAAATCGCAGTTCGAGCTCGTCACCGAGAAGGTCAAAAACGCAGACCCCAAGACGACACTTGCCAAGGGCTACTCGCTCACGCTTGACGAAAACGGGAAATTTATTCGCAAGGCAAGCCAGCTCAAAAGCGGCGACACCATCAAGACACGCCTCGCCGATGGCGATATTCTGTCCGTGGTACAATAA
- a CDS encoding NADH-quinone oxidoreductase subunit I produces MQEKISTLQYIKRYLKRCITGPWSLICGLSVTLKYFFNPKRIVTEQYPENRKTLKMHDRYRGRLEMIEDADGNNHCTACGMCERACPNASINVLATKNIAGKKVLGRYVYHFASCTQCGLCVEACPFGAIRMSPAFEVATTDPNDLEMILNKKEGQG; encoded by the coding sequence ATGCAAGAAAAGATTTCAACATTACAATATATCAAGCGCTATTTAAAGCGTTGCATTACGGGTCCGTGGAGCCTTATTTGCGGATTGTCCGTGACGCTCAAATATTTTTTCAATCCTAAGCGCATCGTTACGGAACAGTACCCCGAAAACAGGAAGACGCTCAAGATGCACGACCGTTACCGCGGCCGCCTCGAGATGATCGAAGATGCAGACGGCAACAACCACTGCACCGCTTGCGGCATGTGCGAACGCGCCTGCCCGAACGCCTCCATCAACGTGCTTGCCACAAAGAACATTGCCGGCAAGAAGGTTCTCGGACGTTACGTGTACCACTTCGCCAGTTGCACCCAGTGTGGCCTCTGCGTAGAAGCCTGCCCGTTTGGAGCCATCCGCATGAGTCCCGCATTCGAAGTTGCGACAACCGACCCGAACGATCTCGAAATGATTTTAAATAAGAAGGAGGGACAAGGTTAA
- a CDS encoding type II toxin-antitoxin system Phd/YefM family antitoxin, whose protein sequence is MSKVVSAMDMRQNFGTLLNQVAIKDEEIVIERAGKPLARLVSMNSATSGKLDFRDIGKLPNDIWNEL, encoded by the coding sequence GTGTCGAAAGTAGTTTCTGCAATGGATATGCGTCAGAATTTTGGGACGCTCTTGAACCAAGTCGCCATCAAGGACGAAGAAATCGTCATTGAGCGCGCTGGCAAGCCTTTGGCACGCCTTGTGAGCATGAATTCTGCTACAAGCGGCAAGCTTGATTTCCGCGACATTGGCAAACTCCCGAACGACATCTGGAACGAACTTTAG
- a CDS encoding NuoM family protein — protein MNTILFNSIWVLPLLTVLACVLIPATYEKTLRTIHVTSATIVLAIVCYLTYAVYALSGTPTDPAAAPLALRFFTDIPWLSMFNAHYIVGADGLNMLLLALTAFIVWAGVLVSLKIKGNQKIFFALIQLLATSVYGVYMSFDLVLFFVFYEMEALCMYLMIACYGSGKRDYGGKKLTLTLAFGSSMILATLFGLYFESGATSWNLIEIAKTTLPMDFQMWAFPLMFMGFAVSSSLFPFHFWSPDGHSAAPTAVSMLAAGVMMKMGAYGCLRVAMFLMPEAAKIWLPYVVALLIFNVVLGPFIAIRHKDLKYITAYSSISHLGLIFLGLAALTPIGLRGASLQMISHGFLTGLFFATIGMIYERTHTRDITEMGGIMRKMPFLGVGFVLAGFAGLGLPGFSGFIAESTIFIGAFQQDSTLTRIVTILAILSITTTAVYILQTANRMLHGPLPQKYEGLTDGSFREKLVIVVLVACLLFIGVCPGWISELLDQSIAPIFEKISSAGL, from the coding sequence ATGAATACAATACTTTTTAACTCCATTTGGGTTCTCCCCCTCTTAACGGTTCTCGCCTGCGTACTGATCCCTGCCACGTACGAAAAGACGCTCCGAACCATCCACGTCACGTCGGCAACGATTGTCCTTGCAATTGTCTGCTACTTGACTTACGCCGTCTATGCCCTCTCGGGAACTCCGACGGATCCGGCAGCCGCACCACTTGCGCTCCGCTTCTTCACGGATATTCCGTGGCTTTCGATGTTCAATGCCCATTACATTGTCGGCGCTGACGGTCTCAACATGCTGTTGCTTGCGCTCACGGCGTTCATCGTCTGGGCTGGCGTGCTTGTAAGCCTCAAGATCAAAGGGAATCAAAAGATTTTCTTTGCGCTTATCCAGCTCTTGGCAACAAGCGTTTACGGCGTGTACATGAGCTTTGACTTGGTGCTTTTCTTCGTGTTCTACGAAATGGAAGCACTCTGCATGTACCTCATGATTGCCTGCTACGGCAGTGGCAAGCGCGACTACGGTGGTAAAAAGCTCACGTTGACGCTCGCGTTTGGCTCTTCGATGATTCTTGCAACGCTCTTCGGGCTTTACTTCGAAAGTGGCGCTACAAGCTGGAACCTCATTGAAATTGCAAAGACGACTCTCCCGATGGATTTCCAGATGTGGGCATTCCCGCTCATGTTCATGGGATTTGCCGTTTCGAGTTCGCTTTTCCCGTTCCACTTCTGGAGCCCGGATGGTCACTCCGCTGCACCGACTGCCGTTTCGATGCTCGCTGCCGGTGTGATGATGAAAATGGGTGCCTACGGATGCTTGCGTGTCGCCATGTTCCTCATGCCCGAAGCCGCCAAGATTTGGCTCCCGTACGTTGTAGCACTCCTCATCTTTAACGTGGTTCTCGGCCCGTTTATCGCCATCCGCCACAAAGACCTCAAGTACATCACCGCTTACAGTTCCATCAGCCACTTGGGCCTCATCTTCCTCGGACTTGCAGCCCTCACGCCGATTGGACTTCGCGGCGCTAGCCTCCAGATGATTTCGCACGGATTCTTGACAGGCCTCTTCTTCGCGACCATCGGCATGATTTACGAACGCACCCACACCCGCGATATCACGGAAATGGGTGGTATCATGCGCAAGATGCCATTCCTCGGCGTTGGCTTTGTGCTTGCCGGTTTCGCAGGGCTTGGCCTCCCGGGCTTTAGCGGATTCATTGCCGAAAGCACCATCTTCATTGGCGCGTTCCAGCAAGATTCCACGCTTACACGCATCGTGACGATTCTCGCCATTCTCTCCATCACGACGACCGCCGTCTACATTTTGCAAACCGCGAACCGTATGCTTCACGGCCCGCTCCCGCAGAAGTACGAAGGCCTCACGGATGGAAGCTTCCGCGAAAAGTTGGTCATTGTCGTTCTCGTTGCCTGCTTGTTGTTCATCGGTGTTTGCCCCGGCTGGATTTCTGAACTTCTGGACCAGAGCATAGCACCTATCTTTGAAAAGATTTCATCGGCAGGTTTATAG